In a single window of the Massilia oculi genome:
- a CDS encoding response regulator, producing MSAAIMIVEDEPELASVIADYAQAAGYAPAVFGDGAQALAAIRRAPPALVVLDLMLPGMDGLALCRAVRAFSSVPIVMVTARVKEVDRLLGLETGADDYLCKPFSPRELMARIKAILRRSGMPEAAPVLALDETARRVALHGQALELTPSEYAILAALARRPGQVLSRAQLLDAASADHLDATDRAIDSHVKNLRRKIDAVAPGLEPIRSIYGLGYRCDF from the coding sequence ATGAGCGCCGCCATCATGATCGTCGAGGACGAGCCCGAGCTGGCATCCGTCATCGCCGACTACGCGCAGGCTGCGGGCTATGCACCGGCCGTGTTCGGCGACGGTGCGCAGGCGCTGGCCGCGATCCGGCGCGCACCGCCTGCCCTCGTCGTGCTCGATCTGATGCTGCCAGGAATGGACGGCCTGGCCCTGTGCCGCGCGGTGCGCGCCTTCTCCAGCGTACCGATCGTGATGGTGACGGCGCGGGTGAAAGAAGTCGACCGCCTGCTGGGCCTGGAAACGGGCGCCGACGATTACCTGTGCAAGCCGTTCAGCCCGCGCGAGCTGATGGCGCGCATCAAGGCCATCCTGCGCCGCAGCGGCATGCCGGAGGCTGCTCCTGTGCTGGCCCTGGACGAGACTGCGCGCCGGGTCGCACTGCACGGCCAGGCGCTCGAACTGACACCAAGCGAGTATGCGATCCTGGCCGCCCTCGCGCGTCGTCCCGGCCAGGTGCTGTCGCGCGCCCAATTGCTTGACGCGGCAAGCGCCGACCACCTCGACGCCACCGACCGCGCCATCGACAGCCACGTCAAGAACCTGCGGCGCAAGATCGACGCCGTCGCTCCAGGCCTGGAACCGATCCGCTCGATTTATGGACTCGGTTATCGCTGCGATTTCTGA
- a CDS encoding ATP-binding protein — protein sequence MKIGIGHRLFIAVLLAILTVAGAGVLLLRHKVLGSFGDYAVGIELDRLDGLSNAVARQYREHGGWRFVPGGDARRGWITQELARLQTSRVVAPVMPVAPAPPAPPAMPAAPAPPAPPAPPLPPLPPPAPTGVTQDLHARTTLLDAAGGYLAGRPPGTLPLARRPIEVDGRTVGYLGVARSPRPSDAMAYAFLSELQHSLWLIGAVAVVLSAVAAILLARHFRHPIDQLARGAATLAAGDYGVRLPDTRSDELGALARHFNVLAERLDGAETARRQWVADTSHELRTPLAVLRAQLEAIQDGVRQATPEAIDAMGRQVRSLTRLIDELYALARADVGALECRREALDLWALAASEAGAFAARFQAAGIALDLAAAPTESRVPADPDRMRQVFANLFENSLRYTAAGGAVRLMAHADCGRLHLLLDDSAPGVPDEALARLAERFYRVDASRSREHGGAGLGLALCRQLLEAQGAALAFAHSPLGGLRVTMSLPLDGKKNT from the coding sequence ATGAAAATCGGCATCGGACACCGTCTGTTCATCGCCGTCCTGCTCGCCATTCTCACTGTGGCCGGCGCAGGTGTTTTATTACTTCGGCACAAGGTCCTGGGCAGTTTCGGCGACTACGCCGTCGGCATCGAACTCGACCGGCTGGACGGCTTGTCGAACGCCGTGGCGCGCCAGTACCGGGAGCATGGCGGCTGGCGTTTCGTGCCTGGCGGCGACGCGCGGCGCGGCTGGATCACACAGGAACTGGCGCGCCTGCAGACGAGCCGTGTCGTCGCGCCGGTGATGCCGGTCGCGCCGGCGCCGCCCGCTCCGCCTGCCATGCCGGCGGCCCCGGCCCCTCCCGCGCCACCGGCGCCGCCGCTTCCCCCACTGCCGCCACCCGCGCCGACCGGCGTCACCCAGGACCTGCACGCGCGCACCACCCTGCTCGACGCCGCGGGCGGCTACCTGGCCGGGCGTCCGCCCGGCACGCTGCCGCTGGCGCGGCGCCCGATCGAGGTAGACGGCCGCACCGTCGGCTACCTCGGCGTGGCGCGCAGCCCGCGGCCGAGCGATGCGATGGCCTACGCCTTCCTGTCCGAGCTGCAGCACAGCCTGTGGCTGATCGGCGCCGTCGCCGTCGTGCTCAGCGCCGTGGCCGCGATCCTGCTGGCGCGCCACTTCCGGCATCCGATCGACCAGCTCGCGCGCGGCGCCGCCACGCTCGCCGCCGGTGACTACGGCGTGCGCCTGCCCGACACGCGCAGCGACGAACTGGGCGCGCTGGCACGCCATTTCAACGTGCTGGCCGAGCGCCTCGACGGCGCCGAAACGGCGCGCCGCCAGTGGGTGGCAGATACATCGCACGAATTGCGCACCCCGCTGGCCGTGCTGCGCGCCCAGCTGGAAGCGATCCAGGACGGCGTGCGCCAGGCCACGCCGGAAGCCATCGACGCCATGGGACGCCAGGTGAGGTCCCTGACCAGGCTGATCGACGAGCTGTACGCGCTGGCGCGCGCCGACGTCGGCGCACTCGAATGCCGGCGCGAAGCGCTCGACCTGTGGGCGCTGGCGGCCAGCGAGGCCGGCGCCTTCGCCGCGCGTTTCCAGGCGGCCGGGATTGCGCTCGACCTTGCCGCTGCGCCCACGGAGTCGCGGGTGCCGGCCGACCCGGACCGCATGCGCCAGGTATTCGCCAACCTGTTCGAGAACAGCCTGCGCTATACCGCGGCTGGTGGCGCGGTGCGCCTCATGGCGCATGCCGACTGCGGCCGCCTTCACCTGCTGCTCGATGACAGCGCGCCCGGCGTGCCGGACGAAGCGCTGGCCCGGCTGGCCGAGCGCTTCTACCGCGTCGACGCCTCGCGCAGCCGTGAACATGGCGGCGCCGGACTCGGGCTGGCCCTGTGCCGGCAACTGCTGGAGGCGCAGGGCGCCGCGCTCGCCTTCGCCCATTCACCGCTTGGCGGCCTGCGCGTGACCATGTCGCTCCCTTTGGACGGAAAGAAAAACACATGA
- a CDS encoding KGG domain-containing protein: MANNSRNNNPQGNNQHSQQGNSQSGNQGNQGSGKQGFASMDPERQREIASQGGRASHGSSNRQSGNNQGSQQSNLDQGSQQSGRSQGSQQKGVQGGTPEQHAEAGRQSHKNDKR; this comes from the coding sequence ATGGCAAACAATTCGCGTAACAACAACCCACAGGGCAACAACCAGCACTCGCAGCAAGGCAATAGCCAGAGCGGCAACCAGGGTAACCAGGGTAGCGGCAAGCAGGGTTTCGCATCGATGGATCCGGAGCGCCAGCGTGAGATCGCCAGCCAGGGCGGCCGTGCGTCGCATGGGTCGAGCAACCGGCAGAGCGGCAACAACCAGGGTAGCCAGCAGAGCAACCTGGACCAGGGCAGCCAGCAAAGCGGCCGTAGCCAGGGCAGCCAGCAGAAGGGCGTCCAGGGCGGCACGCCGGAGCAGCACGCCGAAGCAGGGCGTCAAAGCCACAAGAACGACAAGCGCTGA
- a CDS encoding sulfite reductase subunit alpha produces MMLTIEPLRWGGALALSGAYLAMCLGIWRSRLARTSATGGAADWLVVHASQTGSAEFLAERTAATLALGGLDARAACMSTVDAAQLAAASRVLFICSTYGEGDAPDTGARFAGRTMGEALDLSQLHYGVLALGDATYANYCGFGRALDAWLRERGATPLFDRIDVDRGAPEALAAWQHHLSHLAGTSDAPDWEAPAYGEWRIASRIRLNPGSAGAPLYRIGLVPRDGLLPAWEAGDLAQVSAPLDPDHPREYSIASVPGEGRLELLVRLQTREDGTPGAASGWLCACAHPDDTIRLRVRAHARFRLGENAGRPLIAIGNGSGLAGLRSLLKARIDAGTERNWLLFGERNAAHDYLCREELEAWRDGGVLARLDLAFSRDGGQARYVQHLVEVHQEELRRWVADGAAIYVCGSLQGMAGGVHDALVSALGLDTVEAMMGDGRYRRDVY; encoded by the coding sequence ATGATGTTGACGATCGAACCCCTGCGCTGGGGCGGCGCCCTCGCGCTGTCCGGCGCCTATCTCGCCATGTGCCTCGGCATCTGGCGCAGCCGCCTGGCGCGCACCAGTGCCACCGGCGGCGCGGCCGACTGGCTCGTGGTCCACGCCAGCCAGACCGGCAGCGCCGAATTCCTGGCCGAACGCACCGCCGCCACCCTGGCCCTGGGCGGCCTCGATGCACGCGCCGCCTGCATGTCGACCGTGGACGCCGCGCAGCTGGCCGCCGCCTCGCGCGTGCTGTTCATCTGCAGCACCTATGGCGAAGGCGATGCGCCGGATACCGGCGCGCGCTTCGCCGGCCGGACGATGGGCGAAGCGCTCGACCTGTCGCAGCTGCACTATGGCGTGCTGGCGCTGGGGGACGCGACGTATGCCAATTACTGCGGCTTCGGCCGCGCGCTGGATGCCTGGCTGCGCGAGCGCGGCGCCACGCCGCTGTTCGACCGGATCGACGTCGACCGCGGCGCGCCCGAAGCGCTGGCCGCCTGGCAGCACCACCTGAGCCACCTGGCCGGCACCAGCGATGCGCCGGACTGGGAAGCGCCGGCCTACGGCGAATGGCGCATCGCCAGCCGCATCCGGCTGAACCCCGGCAGCGCCGGCGCGCCGCTGTACCGTATCGGCCTGGTGCCGCGCGATGGCCTGCTGCCCGCGTGGGAGGCAGGCGACCTGGCCCAGGTCAGCGCGCCGCTCGACCCGGACCATCCGCGCGAGTACTCGATCGCTTCGGTGCCGGGCGAAGGCCGGCTCGAACTGCTGGTGCGTTTGCAGACGCGCGAGGACGGCACGCCGGGCGCGGCGTCCGGCTGGCTGTGCGCGTGCGCGCACCCGGACGACACGATCCGCCTGCGCGTGCGCGCCCATGCGCGTTTCCGGCTGGGTGAGAATGCGGGACGGCCCCTGATCGCGATCGGCAACGGGAGCGGCCTGGCGGGCCTGCGGTCGCTGCTCAAGGCGCGCATCGATGCCGGCACGGAGCGCAACTGGCTGCTGTTCGGCGAGCGCAATGCGGCCCACGACTATCTATGCCGCGAGGAACTGGAAGCATGGCGTGATGGCGGCGTGCTGGCGCGGCTCGATCTGGCGTTTTCTCGCGACGGGGGCCAGGCCCGCTACGTGCAGCATCTGGTGGAGGTGCACCAGGAAGAACTGCGCCGCTGGGTCGCGGATGGCGCGGCAATCTATGTCTGCGGCAGCCTGCAAGGCATGGCCGGCGGCGTGCACGATGCGCTCGTGTCGGCGCTCGGACTCGATACGGTCGAGGCCATGATGGGCGACGGGCGCTATCGGCGCGACGTGTACTAG
- a CDS encoding FAD:protein FMN transferase has protein sequence MRDVLVPLEVDMALPPGGSTLYTAAGAAMGTSWSARLMLPPGADGAALTLALQRELDEIVAQMSHWEPDSVLSRYNGAPAGSWHALPPQFFEVADYALRVHEDSGGAYDPAGGQLVNLWGFGATRRYDQAGFYAPDAAAIGAALAQRGASQPVLDRATRRLLQPGGALLDLSSVAKGYAVDCMARCLEQRSVRHYVVEAGGELRGAGAKANGEPWWVEIEGVPDADGSATQAVVALHGLAIATSGDYRRYFQHGARRAAHTLDPRSGYPVAGGVASVTVLASTCMAADALSTALTVLGPGDGLAFAEARGIAARFLVRAPGGLLETTSGAWRALLQ, from the coding sequence ATGCGCGACGTTCTCGTTCCGCTGGAAGTCGACATGGCGTTGCCACCCGGCGGCAGCACCTTGTACACGGCTGCCGGCGCCGCGATGGGCACCAGCTGGTCGGCGCGGCTGATGCTGCCGCCCGGCGCCGACGGCGCCGCCCTGACGCTGGCCCTGCAGCGTGAGTTGGACGAGATCGTCGCGCAGATGAGCCACTGGGAGCCCGACTCCGTGCTGTCGCGCTATAACGGCGCCCCGGCTGGCAGCTGGCATGCGCTGCCGCCGCAATTCTTCGAGGTCGCCGACTACGCGCTGCGGGTGCACGAAGACAGCGGCGGCGCCTACGATCCGGCCGGAGGGCAGCTGGTGAACCTGTGGGGCTTCGGCGCCACCCGGCGCTACGACCAGGCCGGCTTCTACGCCCCTGACGCGGCCGCGATCGGCGCCGCGCTGGCGCAACGCGGCGCCAGTCAACCGGTACTCGACCGCGCCACGCGCCGCCTGTTGCAGCCGGGCGGCGCCCTCCTCGATCTTTCTTCCGTCGCCAAGGGCTATGCGGTCGACTGCATGGCGCGCTGCCTGGAGCAGCGCAGCGTGCGCCATTACGTGGTCGAGGCCGGCGGCGAGCTGCGCGGCGCCGGCGCCAAGGCCAATGGCGAGCCGTGGTGGGTGGAGATCGAAGGGGTGCCGGATGCCGACGGCTCGGCCACCCAGGCCGTGGTCGCCCTGCACGGGCTGGCGATCGCCACCTCGGGCGACTACCGCCGCTACTTTCAACACGGCGCGCGGCGCGCCGCGCACACCCTCGATCCGCGCAGCGGCTACCCGGTTGCGGGCGGCGTCGCCTCGGTGACCGTGCTGGCGTCCACCTGCATGGCGGCCGATGCCCTGTCCACCGCGCTCACCGTGCTGGGTCCCGGCGACGGCCTCGCCTTCGCCGAGGCGCGCGGCATCGCGGCGCGCTTCCTGGTGCGCGCACCGGGCGGCCTGCTCGAGACGACGTCCGGCGCCTGGCGCGCCTTATTGCAATGA
- a CDS encoding DUF4198 domain-containing protein, translating into MQQNTFYKAAIVGLMLAGASMTAQAHRAWILPNTAMVDSKEAWVTIDAAISNEVFEFNHHPLRLDNLVITDPDGVQARAEGAVVGKYRSTLDLRLPKDGTYRLAIVNNNLTGSYKLNSETKRFRGAAGSPAVAIPAGATEVQTTAVHSRNETFVSANKLSDTALKPVGEGLEMIPLTNPSDLRVGEPIRVRFHLDGKPVANLPFSIVQGTVKYRGSSGEQRLTTDAKGEASFTVPAANMYWLSAGFPFGEGKPQPGAKRYSYAATLEVLPQ; encoded by the coding sequence ATGCAACAGAACACATTCTACAAGGCCGCCATCGTCGGCCTGATGCTCGCCGGCGCCTCAATGACGGCCCAGGCCCACCGCGCCTGGATCCTGCCGAACACCGCCATGGTCGATTCGAAGGAAGCCTGGGTCACGATCGATGCCGCGATCTCGAACGAAGTGTTCGAGTTCAACCACCACCCGCTGCGCCTGGACAACCTGGTGATCACCGATCCGGACGGCGTGCAAGCCAGGGCCGAAGGCGCCGTGGTCGGCAAGTACCGCAGCACGCTGGACCTGCGCCTGCCGAAGGACGGCACCTATCGCCTGGCGATCGTCAACAATAACCTGACGGGCAGCTACAAGCTGAACAGCGAGACCAAGCGCTTCCGCGGCGCCGCCGGCAGCCCGGCGGTGGCGATCCCCGCCGGCGCCACCGAGGTGCAGACCACCGCCGTCCACTCGCGCAACGAGACCTTCGTCTCGGCCAACAAGCTCAGCGACACGGCCCTGAAGCCGGTCGGCGAAGGCCTGGAAATGATCCCGCTGACCAACCCGTCCGACCTGCGCGTCGGCGAGCCGATCCGCGTGCGCTTCCACCTCGACGGCAAGCCGGTCGCCAACCTGCCGTTCAGCATCGTGCAGGGCACCGTCAAATACCGCGGCTCCTCGGGCGAGCAGCGCTTGACCACCGACGCCAAGGGTGAAGCCTCGTTCACCGTTCCGGCGGCGAATATGTACTGGCTCAGCGCCGGCTTCCCGTTCGGCGAGGGCAAACCGCAGCCGGGCGCCAAGCGCTACAGCTACGCGGCCACGCTCGAAGTCCTGCCGCAATAA
- a CDS encoding DUF2271 domain-containing protein — MKLSHSLALTLPLASGWAMGADLSVKFDLPQLNVAEYHKPYVAIWIENADQNVASNLAVLYDLKMKDKGGEKWVKDLRTWWRKAGRDATLPIDGVSGATRAPGTHTMKFGGARFGIDKLAAGDYKLVVEAAREAGGREVVKVPFTWTGKGKLAANAAGKEELGAVSLQIQ, encoded by the coding sequence ATGAAACTGTCCCATTCGCTCGCCCTCACCCTCCCGCTCGCATCCGGCTGGGCCATGGGCGCCGACCTGTCCGTCAAGTTCGACCTGCCGCAGCTGAACGTGGCCGAATACCACAAGCCCTATGTGGCGATCTGGATCGAGAATGCCGACCAGAACGTCGCTTCCAACCTGGCCGTGCTGTACGACCTCAAGATGAAGGACAAGGGCGGCGAGAAATGGGTCAAGGACTTGCGCACCTGGTGGCGCAAGGCGGGCCGCGACGCCACCCTGCCGATCGACGGCGTCAGCGGCGCCACCCGCGCGCCCGGCACCCACACCATGAAGTTCGGCGGCGCCAGATTCGGCATCGACAAGCTGGCGGCCGGCGACTACAAGCTGGTGGTGGAAGCGGCGCGCGAGGCGGGCGGACGCGAAGTGGTCAAGGTGCCGTTCACCTGGACGGGCAAGGGCAAGCTGGCGGCGAACGCGGCGGGCAAGGAAGAGCTGGGCGCCGTGTCGCTCCAGATCCAATAA
- a CDS encoding PepSY-associated TM helix domain-containing protein, with amino-acid sequence MSSTATPLKNKSATESALPGASRAMWLKQLHQWHWISSAICLMAMLLFSFTGLTLNNATLIEARPVVTRLKATLPEPLRAQLQAYAEDHADAEVPLPSEIADWTNAAFPVDVRGKRAEWSEEDAYVALPRPGGDAWLRIAVDGSAEFEKTDRGWISWLNDMHKGRNTGAVWSWFIDIFAIACVVFCITGFLILKYHAAKRPSTWPVVGFGIVLPIVLALLFVH; translated from the coding sequence ATGTCTTCTACTGCAACTCCTCTCAAGAACAAATCCGCGACTGAAAGCGCCCTGCCCGGCGCCAGCCGCGCCATGTGGCTCAAGCAGCTGCACCAGTGGCATTGGATCAGTTCGGCCATCTGCCTGATGGCCATGCTGCTGTTCAGCTTTACCGGACTGACCCTGAACAATGCCACCCTGATCGAGGCCAGGCCCGTCGTCACGCGCCTGAAGGCGACGCTCCCCGAGCCGCTGCGGGCCCAGTTGCAGGCCTATGCCGAAGACCACGCCGACGCCGAAGTGCCGCTGCCGAGCGAGATCGCGGACTGGACCAATGCCGCCTTCCCGGTCGACGTGCGCGGCAAGCGCGCCGAATGGAGCGAAGAGGACGCCTACGTCGCCCTGCCCCGCCCCGGCGGCGACGCCTGGCTGCGCATCGCCGTCGACGGCAGCGCCGAATTCGAGAAGACCGACCGCGGCTGGATCTCGTGGCTCAACGATATGCACAAGGGCCGCAACACGGGCGCGGTGTGGAGCTGGTTCATCGACATCTTCGCCATCGCCTGCGTGGTGTTCTGCATTACCGGCTTTTTGATCCTGAAGTACCACGCGGCCAAACGGCCGTCGACCTGGCCAGTGGTCGGATTCGGCATCGTGCTGCCGATCGTGCTGGCCCTCCTGTTCGTCCACTGA
- a CDS encoding 2-oxoglutarate dehydrogenase E1 component — protein MMQQYNANSYLFGGNAPYVEELYEAYLDNPTAVPENWRAYFDQMQHVPAVDGSNRPDVVHSSVVASFAERAKQGPIRTVVASADSELGRKRVAVTQITAAYRYLGSRWANLDPLQRQERPPLPELDPAFYGFTEADLDTVFNISNTYFGQETAPLRDILNMLRDTYTRSIGAEFMYISDPTEKRWLQERLESIRSTPTFSAEKKKHILERLTAAEGLERYLHTKYVGAKRFSLEGGESFIASIDEVIQRAGEKGIQEIVIGMAHRGRLNVLVNTLGKSPADLFEEFEGKHADDLPAGDVKYHQGFSSDISTPGGPVHLSLAFNPSHLEIVNPVVEGSVKARMMRRGDKKGKEVLPILVHGDAAFAGQGVVMETLNLAQTRGYGTGGTVHIVINNQIGFTTSDPRDARSTLYCSDVVKMIEAPVLHVNADDPEAVVLASQIALDYRAEFGKDVVVDIICYRKLGHNEQDTPALTQPLMYKKIAKHPGTRKLYAEKLAAQGTIEADGGDKLVAAYRDAMDAGKHTVDPVLTNFKGKYAVDWAPFLNKKWTDAADTAVPVTELKRLAERITKVPEGFKPHSLVDKVLADRAAMGRGEMNLDWGMGEHLAFASLLASGYAIRLSGQDAGRGTFVHRHAVLHDQNRERWDQGIYLPLANVSDNQADFTVIDSVLSEEAVLGFEYGFSTAEPNTLTIWEAQFGDFVNGAQVVIDQFIASGEVKWGRASGLVMMLPHGYEGQGPEHSSARIERFLQLCADNNMQVVQPTTAAQIFHLLRRQMVRQFRKPLVIFTPKSLLRNKDAGSSLTDLTKGGFQTVIGECDDKIDAGKVKRVIVCSGKVYYDLVNARKARSSADTAIIRIEQMYPFPHKSFAAELKKFPNATEVVWAQDEPQNQGPWFQIQHNIFEGMEDGQRLAYAGRAASASPAVGYADKHIAQQKELLETAFSKLKGFILTK, from the coding sequence ATGATGCAACAATATAACGCCAACTCCTACCTGTTCGGCGGCAATGCCCCGTACGTGGAAGAGTTGTACGAGGCCTATCTGGACAATCCGACGGCGGTGCCCGAAAACTGGCGCGCCTACTTCGACCAGATGCAACACGTGCCGGCAGTCGACGGCTCGAACCGCCCCGACGTGGTGCACTCCTCGGTGGTGGCCTCGTTCGCGGAACGCGCCAAGCAGGGCCCGATCCGTACCGTCGTCGCTTCGGCCGACTCCGAACTGGGCCGCAAGCGCGTCGCCGTCACCCAGATCACCGCCGCCTACCGCTACCTCGGATCGCGCTGGGCCAACCTCGACCCGCTGCAGCGCCAGGAACGCCCACCCCTCCCAGAGCTCGACCCCGCCTTCTACGGCTTCACCGAAGCCGATCTCGACACCGTTTTCAATATCAGCAACACCTATTTCGGTCAGGAAACCGCGCCGCTGCGCGACATCCTGAACATGTTGCGTGATACCTATACCCGTTCGATCGGCGCCGAGTTCATGTACATCAGCGATCCGACCGAAAAGCGCTGGCTGCAAGAGCGCCTGGAATCGATCCGCTCGACCCCGACCTTCAGCGCCGAGAAGAAGAAGCACATCCTCGAGCGCCTGACCGCGGCCGAAGGCCTGGAGCGCTACCTGCACACCAAGTACGTCGGCGCCAAGCGTTTCTCGCTGGAAGGCGGCGAATCGTTCATCGCCTCGATCGACGAAGTGATCCAGCGCGCTGGTGAAAAAGGCATCCAGGAAATCGTGATCGGCATGGCCCACCGCGGCCGCCTGAACGTGCTGGTCAACACTCTGGGCAAGAGCCCGGCTGACCTGTTCGAAGAATTCGAAGGCAAGCATGCCGACGACCTGCCGGCAGGCGACGTGAAATACCACCAGGGCTTCTCGAGCGACATCTCGACCCCGGGCGGTCCGGTCCACCTGTCGCTGGCGTTTAATCCTTCTCACCTCGAGATCGTCAACCCGGTCGTCGAAGGCTCGGTCAAGGCGCGCATGATGCGTCGCGGCGACAAGAAGGGCAAGGAAGTGCTGCCGATCCTGGTGCACGGCGACGCTGCGTTCGCCGGCCAGGGCGTGGTCATGGAAACCCTGAACCTGGCGCAGACCCGCGGCTACGGCACCGGCGGCACCGTCCACATCGTCATCAACAACCAGATCGGCTTCACCACGTCGGATCCGCGCGACGCGCGCTCGACCCTGTACTGCTCGGACGTCGTCAAGATGATCGAAGCGCCGGTGCTGCACGTGAACGCCGACGATCCTGAAGCCGTCGTGCTGGCCAGCCAGATCGCCCTCGACTACCGCGCCGAGTTCGGCAAGGACGTCGTGGTCGACATCATCTGCTACCGCAAACTGGGCCACAACGAGCAGGACACCCCAGCGCTGACCCAGCCGCTGATGTACAAGAAGATCGCCAAGCACCCGGGCACCCGCAAGCTGTACGCCGAGAAGCTGGCCGCGCAGGGCACGATCGAAGCCGACGGCGGCGACAAGCTGGTCGCGGCCTACCGCGACGCCATGGACGCCGGCAAGCACACGGTCGATCCGGTGCTGACCAACTTCAAGGGCAAGTACGCCGTCGACTGGGCGCCGTTCCTGAACAAGAAGTGGACCGACGCCGCCGACACCGCCGTGCCGGTCACCGAACTGAAGCGCCTGGCCGAACGCATCACCAAGGTCCCTGAAGGTTTCAAGCCGCACTCGCTGGTCGACAAGGTGCTGGCCGACCGCGCCGCCATGGGCCGCGGGGAGATGAACCTCGACTGGGGCATGGGCGAGCACCTGGCCTTCGCCTCGCTGCTGGCGTCGGGCTACGCGATCCGCCTGTCGGGCCAGGATGCCGGCCGCGGCACCTTCGTGCACCGCCACGCCGTGCTGCACGACCAGAACCGCGAGCGCTGGGACCAGGGCATCTACCTGCCACTGGCCAATGTCTCCGACAATCAGGCCGACTTCACCGTGATCGACTCGGTGCTGTCCGAAGAAGCAGTGCTGGGCTTCGAATACGGCTTCTCGACCGCCGAGCCGAACACCCTGACCATCTGGGAAGCCCAGTTCGGCGACTTCGTCAACGGCGCGCAAGTCGTCATCGACCAGTTCATCGCCTCGGGCGAAGTGAAATGGGGCCGCGCCTCGGGCCTGGTCATGATGCTGCCGCACGGCTACGAAGGCCAGGGTCCGGAGCACTCGTCGGCCCGTATCGAGCGCTTCCTGCAACTGTGCGCCGACAACAATATGCAAGTGGTCCAGCCGACCACGGCTGCCCAGATCTTCCACCTGCTGCGCCGCCAGATGGTGCGCCAGTTCAGGAAGCCATTGGTGATCTTCACGCCGAAGTCGCTGCTGCGTAACAAGGACGCCGGTTCGTCGCTGACCGACCTGACCAAGGGCGGCTTCCAGACCGTCATCGGCGAATGCGACGACAAGATCGACGCAGGCAAGGTCAAGCGCGTGATCGTGTGCTCGGGCAAGGTGTATTACGACCTGGTCAACGCACGCAAGGCACGCAGCAGCGCCGACACCGCGATCATCCGTATCGAGCAGATGTACCCGTTCCCGCACAAGTCGTTCGCCGCCGAACTCAAGAAGTTCCCGAACGCGACCGAGGTGGTGTGGGCGCAGGACGAGCCGCAGAACCAGGGTCCGTGGTTCCAGATCCAGCACAACATCTTCGAAGGCATGGAAGATGGCCAGCGCCTGGCCTACGCCGGTCGCGCCGCGTCGGCATCGCCGGCGGTGGGTTATGCGGACAAGCACATCGCACAGCAAAAAGAACTGCTGGAGACCGCGTTCTCGAAACTCAAGGGTTTCATCCTGACCAAATAA